A genomic stretch from Deinococcus aquiradiocola includes:
- a CDS encoding NUDIX hydrolase codes for MPYTPIIGTLAYVLSEDRQHVLLIHRTARPGDEHLGKYNGLGGKLEADESVTDGIRRELMEEANLTAQHMTLRGTVSWPGFGKNGEDWLGFIFVVDAHTGTPPTRNEEGTLAWHPVQHLLNGDLPVWEGDRHFLPLVFDDDPRAFHGVMPYRDGRPVRWTYDRL; via the coding sequence ATGCCCTACACGCCCATCATCGGCACGCTCGCCTACGTGCTCTCCGAGGACCGCCAGCACGTCCTGCTCATCCACCGCACCGCCCGCCCCGGCGACGAACACCTCGGCAAGTACAACGGCCTCGGCGGCAAACTCGAAGCGGACGAAAGCGTCACAGACGGCATCCGCCGCGAACTCATGGAAGAAGCGAACCTCACCGCGCAGCACATGACCCTGCGCGGCACCGTCTCCTGGCCCGGCTTCGGCAAGAACGGCGAGGACTGGCTCGGCTTCATCTTCGTGGTCGACGCCCACACCGGCACCCCACCCACCCGCAACGAGGAAGGCACCCTCGCCTGGCACCCCGTCCAGCACCTCCTGAACGGCGACCTGCCCGTCTGGGAAGGCGACCGGCACTTCCTGCCCCTGGTGTTCGACGACGACCCGCGCGCCTTCCACGGCGTCATGCCCTACCGGGACGGCCGCCCCGTCCGCTGGACGTACGACCGCCTCTGA
- a CDS encoding glycoside hydrolase family 3 C-terminal domain-containing protein gives MTDTLQGPHTHPDLHDLLDRMTLEEQVSLLAGADFWRTAAVPRLNIPQLKVSDGPAGVRGGGPLVGGVKTAAYPVGIALGSSWNVDLLHEIGASLAREALDKGAGVLLAPTINVLRSALNGRNFENYAEDPVLTGRLAVAYVHGLQQNGVAATPKHFAGNESEYQRGTISSDIPERALRELYLRPFEMVVREADPWAIMTAYNRLDGVYCSEHPWLLQTVLREEWGFTGLVMSDWGGTHSAAESTRAGLDLEMPGPARARADLLQEAQRDPATAAAVRERAHAVLRLIERTGTFTHPRDVSDAAERDTDHPGTRALIRRAGAESMVLLKNTGLLPLAPGRTVAVIGPNASAAQIMGGGSAQMNAHRAVSPLDGLRESGHATRVSTAVGCDNDKYLPVPQVPVRITYRAQEGGAETARDERSQAEVMWFQYPQGVDPRAFHATLTLTVHAPHDGTYDFSLASAGHSRLQLNGDTLVDNWEAWTPGATYFGFGSDEVRGQRHLNAGPHELVVTFSPNDFQNGIAGFNAVRVGFRPEPAEDSVRQAAALAAQADYAVVCVGTNGDWETEGVDRWGLDLPGRQNELVQAVLNANPHTVVLLQTGGPVTMPWLARAPAVLQAWFPGQEAGHAIADVLYGHADPGGRLPQTFPATLKDDPTHPLTPDVQYPGENGHVEYREGLYTGYRHVDRHGVTPLYPFGHGLSYTTFEVSNAQLSAPTLTAGESVTVHVQVKNTGTRAGSTVVQLYVHDRESRLERPHKELKAFAKIHLDPGQIGSVTLPVGMRDLAYHDPAAHAWVAEAGDFDLLIGQSSADLPLTVHLTLDTPWSEPTR, from the coding sequence ATGACCGACACGCTCCAAGGCCCACACACCCACCCCGACCTCCACGACCTCCTCGACCGGATGACCCTCGAAGAACAGGTCTCGCTGCTCGCCGGAGCGGACTTCTGGCGCACCGCCGCCGTCCCCCGCCTGAACATCCCGCAGCTCAAGGTCAGCGACGGCCCCGCAGGCGTGCGCGGCGGCGGCCCGCTCGTCGGCGGCGTCAAGACCGCCGCGTACCCCGTCGGCATCGCGCTCGGCAGCAGCTGGAACGTGGACCTGCTGCACGAGATCGGCGCGTCCCTCGCCCGCGAAGCGCTCGACAAGGGCGCAGGCGTCCTCCTCGCCCCCACCATCAACGTGCTGCGCTCCGCCCTCAACGGCCGCAACTTCGAGAACTACGCCGAGGACCCCGTCCTCACCGGCAGGCTCGCCGTCGCCTACGTCCACGGCCTCCAGCAGAACGGCGTGGCCGCCACCCCCAAACACTTCGCCGGCAACGAGAGCGAATACCAGCGCGGCACCATCAGCAGCGACATCCCGGAACGCGCCCTGCGCGAACTGTACCTGCGGCCCTTCGAGATGGTCGTACGTGAAGCCGACCCCTGGGCCATCATGACCGCCTACAACCGCCTGGACGGCGTGTACTGCAGCGAACACCCCTGGCTGCTGCAGACCGTCCTGCGCGAGGAATGGGGCTTCACGGGCCTCGTCATGAGCGACTGGGGCGGCACGCACAGCGCCGCCGAAAGCACCCGCGCGGGCCTCGACCTCGAAATGCCCGGCCCCGCCAGGGCCCGCGCCGACCTGCTGCAGGAAGCGCAGCGCGACCCCGCCACCGCCGCCGCCGTCCGCGAACGCGCCCACGCCGTCCTGCGCCTGATCGAACGCACCGGCACCTTCACGCACCCGCGCGACGTGAGCGACGCCGCCGAACGCGACACCGACCACCCAGGCACGCGCGCCCTCATCCGCCGCGCCGGTGCCGAAAGCATGGTGCTCCTCAAGAACACCGGCCTGCTGCCCCTCGCGCCCGGCCGGACGGTCGCCGTGATCGGCCCGAACGCGAGCGCCGCGCAGATCATGGGCGGCGGCAGCGCCCAGATGAACGCCCACCGCGCCGTCTCCCCCCTCGACGGCCTGCGCGAATCCGGCCACGCCACCCGCGTCAGCACCGCCGTCGGCTGCGACAACGACAAGTACCTGCCTGTCCCGCAGGTGCCCGTCCGCATCACGTACCGCGCGCAGGAAGGCGGCGCCGAGACGGCCCGCGACGAGCGCAGTCAGGCGGAAGTCATGTGGTTCCAGTACCCGCAGGGCGTCGACCCCCGCGCCTTCCACGCCACCCTCACCCTCACCGTCCACGCCCCGCACGACGGCACGTACGACTTCAGCCTCGCCAGCGCAGGCCACAGCCGCCTGCAGCTGAACGGCGACACGCTCGTCGACAACTGGGAGGCCTGGACGCCCGGCGCCACGTACTTCGGGTTCGGCTCCGACGAGGTGCGCGGCCAGCGCCACCTGAATGCCGGACCACACGAACTCGTGGTGACCTTCAGCCCCAACGACTTCCAGAACGGCATCGCGGGCTTCAACGCCGTCCGCGTCGGCTTCCGGCCCGAACCCGCCGAGGACAGCGTCCGGCAGGCCGCCGCGCTCGCCGCGCAGGCCGACTACGCCGTCGTGTGCGTCGGCACCAACGGCGACTGGGAAACCGAAGGCGTCGACCGCTGGGGCCTCGACCTGCCCGGCCGCCAGAACGAACTCGTGCAGGCCGTCCTGAACGCCAACCCCCACACCGTCGTCCTCCTGCAGACCGGAGGTCCCGTCACCATGCCGTGGCTCGCCCGCGCCCCCGCCGTACTGCAGGCCTGGTTCCCCGGCCAGGAGGCCGGACACGCCATCGCCGACGTGCTGTACGGCCACGCCGACCCCGGCGGACGCCTCCCGCAGACCTTCCCCGCCACCCTCAAGGACGACCCCACCCACCCCCTCACGCCGGACGTGCAGTACCCCGGCGAGAACGGCCACGTCGAGTACCGCGAGGGCCTGTACACCGGCTACCGCCACGTGGACCGGCACGGCGTCACGCCCCTCTACCCCTTCGGGCACGGTCTGAGCTACACCACCTTCGAAGTCTCCAACGCCCAGCTGAGCGCCCCCACCCTCACGGCAGGGGAGAGCGTCACCGTCCACGTGCAGGTCAAGAACACCGGCACCCGCGCGGGCAGCACCGTCGTGCAGCTCTACGTCCACGACCGCGAGAGCCGCCTCGAACGCCCGCACAAGGAACTCAAGGCCTTCGCCAAGATCCACCTCGATCCCGGCCAGATCGGAAGCGTCACACTGCCCGTCGGCATGCGCGACCTCGCGTACCACGACCCGGCCGCGCACGCCTGGGTGGCCGAAGCGGGCGACTTCGACCTCCTGATCGGGCAGAGCAGCGCCGACCTGCCCCTCACCGTGCACCTCACCCTCGACACGCCCTGGAGCGAACCCACGCGCTGA
- a CDS encoding oligopeptide/dipeptide ABC transporter ATP-binding protein, whose product MRATDTAPHPIPPGPSAAPALQVEGLTKTFRVGRSGRSITAVNDVSLSIARGEVLALVGESGSGKSTIARLIAHLYEPDRGTVRMNAAVIPNRLRGSGLKRFRKDVQMIFQDPYGSLNGLNSIGYILSRPVINQGLARGAAVQERVNALLERVGLAPGAEWAAKRPHQLSGGQRQRVVIARALATEPQLILADEPTSALDVSIRLDIMNLLLDLKDQEGLSMLFITHDLSGARYMADRVAVMYTGHIVEIGPADAVIGAPQMPYTQLLRSAAPKPEESLRAERVEARGEVPDLTNLPPGCPFEPRCAHARAACRQSLPRLYEVAPGHLARCILHDPVLAAQPPLRPDPSSA is encoded by the coding sequence TTGCGAGCGACTGACACGGCCCCCCACCCCATCCCGCCCGGCCCGTCCGCCGCGCCTGCCCTGCAGGTGGAGGGCCTGACGAAGACCTTCCGGGTGGGCCGCTCGGGGCGCAGCATCACGGCCGTGAACGACGTGAGTCTCAGCATCGCGCGCGGCGAGGTGCTGGCCCTGGTCGGCGAGTCCGGCAGCGGCAAGAGCACCATCGCCCGCCTGATCGCGCACCTGTACGAGCCTGACCGCGGCACCGTCCGCATGAACGCCGCCGTCATCCCCAACCGCCTGCGCGGCAGCGGCCTGAAACGCTTCCGCAAGGACGTGCAGATGATCTTCCAGGACCCGTACGGGAGCCTGAACGGCCTGAACTCCATCGGGTACATCCTGTCGCGGCCCGTCATCAACCAGGGGCTCGCGCGCGGCGCGGCGGTGCAGGAGCGCGTGAACGCCCTGCTGGAGCGCGTGGGGCTCGCACCCGGCGCGGAATGGGCCGCGAAACGCCCGCACCAGCTGTCGGGCGGGCAGCGGCAGCGCGTCGTGATCGCGCGTGCCCTGGCGACCGAGCCGCAGCTGATCCTGGCGGACGAGCCGACCAGCGCGCTGGACGTGTCGATCCGGCTCGACATCATGAACCTGCTGCTCGACCTGAAGGATCAGGAGGGACTGAGCATGCTGTTCATCACGCACGACCTGTCCGGCGCGCGCTACATGGCGGACCGCGTGGCCGTGATGTACACCGGGCACATCGTGGAGATCGGTCCGGCGGACGCGGTGATCGGCGCGCCGCAGATGCCGTACACGCAGCTGCTGCGTTCGGCCGCGCCGAAGCCGGAGGAGAGCCTGCGGGCCGAGCGGGTGGAGGCGCGCGGCGAGGTGCCGGACCTGACGAACCTGCCGCCCGGCTGCCCGTTCGAGCCGCGCTGCGCGCACGCCCGCGCCGCGTGCCGCCAGAGCCTGCCGAGGCTGTACGAGGTCGCGCCCGGCCACCTCGCGCGCTGCATTCTGCACGATCCGGTGCTGGCCGCGCAGCCGCCGCTGCGTCCGGACCCGTCCTCGGCGTAG
- a CDS encoding dipeptide/oligopeptide/nickel ABC transporter permease/ATP-binding protein, whose amino-acid sequence MTVLAPARPARPAARLRWLREGTLGLIWRSPQARTGLIMLLVLGAMGVFAPLLTRHDPSAGTYGTMLPPSAAHLLGTTALGQDILAQLLYGARLTLLIGLASGVIATLIGTTAGLAAAYYGGRVGEGINLFTNVILVLPGLPLLIVVSAFLSGAGTGAIILVIALTGWPWGARVLRSQALTLRDRDFIHAAVMTGESPARIIFREMLPNLAGIIAANFFSTALYAVLSEAALSFIGIGDVSKVTWGTMLYWAQAKQALLQGAWWWVAAPGLGIALLGTAFALLNFGIDEVSNPRANHARGATRILRRPGSAARTTPDDGALLAVNHLDAGYETPAGPVRAVRDVTLHVQPGEFVGLAGESGCGKSTLAFAATRLLDAPGAVFGGESRLSGVDLLGLTPEELRRVRWKEYSLVFQASMNVLNPVIKVREQVYDAMQAHGVTDPATLDARARELFRLVGIRESYLDAYPHQLSGGMKQRVVIAIALALEPKLVVMDEPTTALDVVVQRQILQEIDQVRRRLGISIIFITHDLSLLVEMSDRIAIMYAGEIVEEAPAQEIYTRPKHPYTQKLMTAFPPLSGAKERRDGIPGRPPSLAVELPGCPFFERCHLRMPGTCDTHRPARAEVRPGHTVACFLHSPLTGDADPSGRTLNGGQHVLASD is encoded by the coding sequence GTGACCGTCCTCGCTCCTGCCCGTCCCGCCCGGCCCGCCGCGCGCCTGCGCTGGCTGCGGGAAGGCACGCTGGGCCTCATCTGGCGTTCCCCGCAGGCGCGAACCGGTCTGATCATGCTGCTGGTGCTGGGCGCCATGGGCGTGTTCGCGCCGCTCCTCACCCGCCACGACCCCAGTGCGGGCACGTACGGCACCATGCTCCCGCCGTCCGCCGCTCACCTGCTCGGCACCACGGCGCTCGGGCAGGACATCCTCGCGCAGCTGCTGTACGGCGCGCGCCTCACGCTGCTGATCGGGCTGGCGTCGGGCGTCATCGCGACCCTGATCGGCACGACCGCCGGTCTCGCCGCCGCGTACTACGGCGGGCGGGTGGGGGAGGGCATCAACCTCTTCACGAACGTGATCCTGGTGCTGCCCGGCCTGCCGCTCCTGATCGTCGTGAGTGCCTTCCTGAGCGGCGCGGGGACCGGCGCGATCATCCTGGTGATCGCCCTGACCGGCTGGCCGTGGGGCGCGCGCGTCCTGCGCTCGCAGGCCCTGACGCTGCGCGACCGGGACTTCATTCACGCGGCCGTCATGACCGGCGAGAGTCCCGCCCGCATCATCTTCCGGGAGATGCTCCCGAACCTCGCGGGCATCATCGCCGCGAACTTCTTCAGCACCGCCCTGTACGCCGTGCTGAGCGAGGCGGCCCTGTCGTTCATCGGCATCGGCGACGTCAGCAAGGTCACGTGGGGCACCATGCTGTACTGGGCGCAGGCCAAGCAGGCGCTGCTGCAGGGCGCGTGGTGGTGGGTGGCCGCGCCCGGCCTGGGCATCGCGCTGCTCGGCACGGCCTTCGCGCTGCTGAACTTCGGGATCGACGAGGTCAGCAACCCCAGGGCCAACCACGCGCGCGGCGCCACCCGCATCCTGCGCCGCCCGGGCAGCGCCGCACGGACCACCCCGGACGACGGGGCCCTGCTCGCCGTGAACCACCTGGACGCCGGGTACGAGACCCCGGCCGGCCCGGTGCGCGCGGTGCGGGACGTGACGCTGCACGTGCAGCCGGGCGAGTTCGTGGGCCTGGCGGGCGAGTCCGGCTGCGGCAAGAGCACCCTGGCGTTCGCCGCGACGCGCCTGCTGGACGCGCCCGGCGCGGTGTTCGGCGGCGAGTCGCGCCTGTCCGGCGTGGACCTGCTGGGCCTGACGCCCGAGGAACTCCGCCGGGTCCGCTGGAAGGAGTACTCGCTGGTGTTCCAGGCGAGCATGAACGTCCTGAACCCCGTCATCAAGGTGCGCGAACAGGTGTACGACGCCATGCAGGCGCACGGCGTGACGGACCCTGCCACGCTGGACGCCCGTGCCCGCGAACTGTTCCGGCTGGTCGGCATCCGCGAGAGTTACCTGGACGCCTACCCGCACCAGCTGTCCGGTGGCATGAAGCAGCGCGTGGTGATCGCCATCGCCCTGGCCCTGGAACCGAAGCTGGTCGTCATGGACGAACCCACCACGGCCCTTGACGTGGTCGTGCAGCGCCAGATCCTGCAGGAGATCGACCAGGTGCGCCGCCGGCTGGGCATCAGCATCATCTTCATCACGCACGACCTGTCGCTGCTGGTCGAGATGAGCGACCGGATCGCGATCATGTACGCCGGCGAGATCGTCGAGGAAGCCCCGGCGCAGGAGATCTACACCCGGCCGAAGCACCCGTACACGCAGAAGCTCATGACGGCCTTCCCGCCGCTCTCCGGCGCGAAGGAACGCCGGGACGGCATTCCCGGCCGCCCGCCCTCCCTGGCCGTGGAGCTGCCAGGCTGCCCGTTCTTCGAACGCTGCCACCTGCGGATGCCCGGCACGTGCGACACGCACCGGCCCGCCCGCGCCGAGGTGCGGCCGGGCCACACCGTCGCGTGCTTCCTGCACTCGCCCCTCACCGGTGACGCGGACCCGTCCGGCCGGACCCTGAACGGAGGGCAGCATGTCCTTGCGAGCGACTGA
- a CDS encoding ABC transporter permease, which yields MAYILRKFGILVFTLWVAATLNFILPRLVPGDPVGAMMARYQGQLTPDAAQALRIAYGLTDQGSALTQYFTYLNNMLHGNFGRSVSQFPSPVTDIIAQAAPWTIGLLGVTTVLSFLIGSALGLYSAWRRGTWLANILPPLALFVNAMPYFWFALLLIYFLALKRDVFPISGNLDPFVGDAFTPKWWTSMLRHAALPAITIVVTAAGGWLITMRNNVMSVLGEDYLAFARAKGLSERRIVNRYVLRNAMLPSLTAFGMALGFVVGGSILVETVFSYPGLGFYLFTSVNAKDYPLMQALFLMIAAAVLIANFLVDLLYAVLDPRVRDGRPA from the coding sequence ATGGCGTACATCCTGCGTAAATTCGGCATTCTGGTCTTCACCCTCTGGGTGGCGGCCACGCTGAACTTCATCCTGCCGAGGCTGGTGCCCGGCGACCCGGTCGGCGCGATGATGGCCCGCTACCAGGGCCAGCTCACGCCGGACGCCGCGCAGGCCCTGCGGATCGCGTACGGCCTGACGGACCAGGGCAGCGCCCTCACGCAGTACTTCACGTACCTGAACAACATGCTGCACGGCAACTTCGGGCGTTCCGTCAGCCAGTTCCCGTCGCCCGTCACGGACATCATCGCGCAGGCCGCCCCGTGGACCATCGGGCTGCTCGGCGTGACGACCGTCCTGTCGTTCCTGATCGGCTCGGCCCTCGGCCTGTACAGCGCGTGGCGGCGCGGCACGTGGCTCGCGAACATCCTGCCGCCGCTCGCGCTGTTCGTGAACGCCATGCCGTACTTCTGGTTCGCGCTGCTGCTCATCTACTTCCTGGCCCTCAAACGCGACGTGTTCCCCATCAGCGGGAACCTCGACCCCTTCGTGGGCGACGCGTTCACGCCCAAGTGGTGGACGAGCATGCTGCGGCACGCGGCGCTGCCCGCCATCACCATCGTCGTGACGGCGGCGGGCGGGTGGCTGATCACCATGCGCAACAACGTCATGAGCGTCCTCGGCGAGGACTACCTCGCGTTCGCGCGCGCCAAGGGCCTCAGCGAGCGCCGCATCGTGAACCGCTACGTGCTCCGCAACGCCATGCTGCCCAGCCTGACGGCCTTCGGGATGGCGCTCGGCTTTGTGGTGGGCGGCTCGATCCTGGTCGAGACGGTCTTCAGTTACCCGGGCCTGGGCTTCTACCTGTTCACGTCCGTGAACGCCAAGGACTACCCGCTGATGCAGGCGCTGTTCCTGATGATCGCGGCGGCCGTGCTGATCGCAAACTTCCTGGTGGACCTGCTGTACGCCGTGCTGGACCCGCGCGTGCGTGACGGGAGGCCCGCGTGA
- a CDS encoding ABC transporter substrate-binding protein, translated as MNRRALSLTLLLSATLGTALAAEPRTTFNVVNTAPFSGKNYNPFTPAANHLPPTLSAIYESLFYVNALDGKVNPVLGTKYTWSKDNRTLTVTTRSGVKWSDGQPFSAADVAFTFNYLKANPGLDLTGIWKNGVKSVTAQGANTVVIAFDKVNVPAFYYIAHLPIVAEHNWKDVKDPLTFTNDTPIGTGPFVAETYSTQAVRVLRNTSYWMPGKPAVDAVAWFATNGNDASLLKMLKGETDYGYIAVPDPNKDYKNKGANFTYWWPVNNLNALYLNTTKAPFDDAAFRRALAMAINTKEVADKAYAGVVPPADPTGIIPGQQKVWKPGTAATLAPRLNVAAADAALTAAGYRKNAQGQRLGKDGKPLPAFKILVGSGWTDFITMAQVIGEQLKPLGISTSIDQQVFASYAGSFQTATFDTGVSWGWGSGPTPYNLYYQSFSPEFSAPVGKTASSNLSHFTDPALTKAIDSFSATSDPAQQKALMSTMVTTVMKNQPWIPLTARTSFNVYNTAKFTGFPDAQNPYNEGSPSDQVGARLMFLNVKPR; from the coding sequence ATGAACAGACGCGCCCTGTCCCTCACCCTGCTGCTGAGCGCCACCCTCGGCACCGCCCTCGCCGCCGAACCCAGAACCACCTTCAACGTCGTCAACACCGCCCCCTTCTCCGGCAAGAACTACAACCCCTTCACGCCCGCCGCCAACCACCTCCCGCCCACCCTCAGCGCCATCTACGAATCGCTCTTCTACGTCAACGCCCTCGACGGCAAGGTCAACCCCGTCCTCGGCACCAAGTACACCTGGAGCAAGGACAACAGGACCCTCACCGTCACCACCCGCAGCGGCGTCAAATGGAGCGACGGCCAGCCGTTCAGCGCCGCCGACGTCGCCTTCACCTTCAACTACCTCAAGGCCAACCCCGGCCTCGACCTGACCGGCATCTGGAAGAACGGCGTCAAGAGCGTCACCGCCCAGGGCGCGAACACCGTCGTCATCGCCTTCGACAAGGTCAACGTGCCCGCCTTCTACTACATCGCGCACCTGCCCATCGTGGCCGAACACAACTGGAAGGACGTCAAGGACCCCCTCACCTTCACCAACGACACCCCCATCGGCACCGGACCCTTCGTCGCCGAGACGTACAGCACCCAGGCCGTCCGCGTCCTCAGGAACACCTCGTACTGGATGCCCGGCAAGCCCGCCGTGGACGCCGTCGCGTGGTTCGCCACCAACGGCAACGACGCCTCGCTCCTCAAGATGCTCAAAGGCGAAACCGACTACGGCTACATCGCCGTCCCCGACCCCAACAAGGACTACAAGAACAAAGGCGCGAACTTCACGTACTGGTGGCCCGTCAACAACCTCAACGCCCTGTACCTCAACACCACCAAGGCCCCCTTCGACGACGCCGCCTTCCGCCGCGCGCTCGCCATGGCCATCAACACCAAGGAAGTCGCCGACAAAGCCTACGCCGGCGTCGTCCCGCCCGCCGACCCCACCGGCATCATCCCCGGACAGCAGAAGGTCTGGAAGCCCGGCACGGCCGCCACCCTCGCCCCCAGACTGAACGTCGCGGCCGCCGACGCCGCCCTCACCGCCGCCGGATACAGGAAGAACGCCCAGGGCCAACGCCTCGGCAAGGACGGCAAACCACTCCCCGCCTTCAAGATCCTGGTCGGCAGCGGCTGGACGGACTTCATCACCATGGCGCAGGTCATCGGCGAGCAGCTCAAACCGCTCGGCATCTCCACCAGCATCGACCAGCAGGTGTTCGCCAGCTACGCCGGGTCCTTCCAGACCGCCACCTTCGACACCGGCGTCAGCTGGGGCTGGGGCAGCGGCCCCACCCCGTACAACCTGTACTACCAGTCCTTCAGCCCCGAATTCAGCGCGCCCGTCGGCAAGACCGCCAGCAGCAACCTCTCGCACTTCACCGACCCCGCCCTCACCAAGGCCATCGACAGCTTCAGCGCCACCAGCGACCCCGCCCAGCAGAAGGCCCTGATGAGCACCATGGTCACGACCGTCATGAAGAACCAGCCGTGGATTCCCCTCACGGCCCGCACGAGCTTCAACGTGTACAACACCGCCAAGTTCACCGGCTTCCCCGACGCGCAGAACCCCTACAACGAAGGCAGCCCCAGCGACCAGGTCGGCGCGCGCCTGATGTTCCTGAACGTCAAACCCAGGTGA
- a CDS encoding LacI family DNA-binding transcriptional regulator, whose product MTVNPTPPAPTSVTINDVARRAGVSVMTVSNVVNGKTSVRPTTRQRVLDAIEATGYRVNPMARALAGGRNRLLSVIAPQLNLPYVSEVLQGATQAAERLGYDLVVMMIGERNTSDLSVMSRLSAGALLIQPSRRGRVRRLHLPQHVVSVDGPSDLPLVVDNYGGARQAMQHLLALGHTRIGFVSGLHSENILSGDTPEAQLWDRDDASERLRGYHDSMALAGLDVPQGYVQHGDYLKESGEVAVRALLALPRPPTALFVSGDAMALGAMHVAQDLGLHVPQDLSIVGFDDLPIAAASRPGLTTVRQPLQHMGETAVQMLIDLVDGQPVTLPPPFPTELAVRESTAPPPHTRPA is encoded by the coding sequence ATGACCGTGAACCCCACCCCGCCCGCCCCCACCAGCGTCACCATCAACGACGTCGCCCGCCGCGCGGGCGTGTCCGTCATGACCGTCTCCAACGTCGTCAACGGCAAGACCAGCGTCCGCCCCACCACCCGCCAGCGCGTCCTCGACGCCATCGAAGCGACCGGCTACCGCGTGAACCCCATGGCGCGCGCCCTCGCCGGGGGCCGCAACCGCCTGCTGAGCGTCATCGCGCCGCAACTCAACCTCCCGTACGTCTCCGAAGTGCTGCAGGGCGCCACGCAGGCCGCCGAACGCCTCGGCTACGACCTCGTCGTCATGATGATCGGCGAACGCAACACCTCCGACCTGAGCGTCATGAGCCGACTCTCCGCAGGCGCACTCCTCATCCAGCCGTCCCGCCGGGGCCGCGTGCGCCGCCTGCACCTCCCACAGCACGTCGTCAGCGTGGACGGCCCCAGCGACCTGCCGCTCGTGGTCGACAACTACGGCGGCGCGCGCCAGGCCATGCAGCACCTCCTCGCGCTCGGCCACACCCGCATCGGCTTCGTGAGCGGCCTGCACTCCGAGAACATCCTGAGCGGCGACACCCCCGAAGCGCAGCTCTGGGACCGCGACGACGCCTCCGAACGCCTGCGCGGCTACCACGACAGCATGGCCCTCGCCGGACTGGACGTCCCGCAGGGCTACGTCCAGCACGGCGACTACCTCAAGGAGAGCGGCGAGGTCGCCGTCCGCGCGCTGCTCGCCCTGCCCCGCCCGCCCACCGCGCTGTTCGTGTCGGGCGACGCGATGGCCCTCGGCGCGATGCACGTCGCGCAGGACCTCGGCCTGCACGTCCCGCAGGACCTCAGCATCGTGGGCTTCGACGACCTGCCGATCGCCGCCGCGTCCCGGCCCGGCCTCACCACCGTCCGGCAACCGCTGCAGCACATGGGCGAGACGGCCGTGCAGATGCTGATCGACCTGGTGGACGGCCAGCCCGTCACCCTCCCGCCGCCCTTCCCCACCGAACTCGCGGTGCGTGAATCGACCGCGCCGCCCCCACACACCCGCCCCGCCTGA
- a CDS encoding Gfo/Idh/MocA family protein: MTRIGIIGTGDISAAYLRAARDLHLFEVAAITDLDTARAEARGAEFGVPVLGLDALLAREDLVAVVNLTPPAAHAAVTLDILAAGRHAYSEKPLAVTLDDGMRVLQAARTAGRRVGCAPDTFLGAGLQTVRAAIDGGLIGRPVAATAFFMGSGPESWHPNPAFFYQPGAGPLFDMGPYYLTALVNLLGPVTRVSGSAVSAFTERVAGHESRRGERIAVHTPTHVTAQLQLGGVPCTFIASFDVPGSEVPRIEIYGTEATISVPDPNTFGGPVRICRLGTRTWEELPVTRPYAENSRGIGLADLLSAAERGEAHRASGDLAYHVLEVMHRVLESADAGQPLDVHSRPERPAALPEQPEWLQAVTR, from the coding sequence ATGACCCGAATCGGCATCATCGGCACCGGCGACATCAGCGCCGCCTACCTGCGCGCCGCGCGCGACCTGCACCTCTTCGAGGTGGCCGCCATCACCGACCTCGACACGGCCCGCGCCGAAGCCAGAGGCGCGGAGTTCGGCGTCCCGGTCCTCGGCCTGGACGCCCTGCTCGCCCGCGAGGACCTCGTGGCCGTCGTGAACCTCACGCCGCCCGCCGCGCACGCCGCCGTCACGCTCGACATCCTGGCCGCCGGACGGCACGCCTACAGCGAGAAACCGCTCGCCGTGACCCTCGACGACGGCATGCGCGTCCTGCAGGCTGCCCGGACGGCCGGTCGCCGCGTCGGCTGCGCGCCCGACACCTTCCTCGGCGCGGGCCTGCAGACGGTCCGCGCCGCCATCGACGGCGGCCTGATCGGGCGGCCCGTCGCCGCGACCGCGTTCTTCATGGGGAGCGGCCCCGAGAGCTGGCACCCCAACCCCGCCTTCTTCTACCAGCCGGGCGCCGGGCCGCTCTTCGACATGGGCCCCTACTACCTCACGGCGCTCGTGAACCTGCTCGGCCCCGTCACCCGCGTGAGCGGCAGCGCCGTGAGCGCCTTCACGGAACGCGTCGCCGGGCACGAATCGCGGCGCGGGGAGCGCATCGCCGTGCACACGCCCACGCACGTCACCGCTCAACTCCAGCTGGGCGGCGTGCCCTGCACCTTCATCGCGAGCTTCGACGTGCCGGGCAGCGAGGTGCCGCGCATCGAGATCTACGGCACGGAAGCCACCATCAGCGTCCCCGACCCGAACACCTTCGGCGGTCCCGTCCGCATCTGCCGCCTCGGGACGCGCACCTGGGAGGAACTGCCCGTCACGCGCCCCTACGCCGAGAACTCACGCGGCATCGGGCTCGCGGACCTGCTCTCCGCCGCCGAGCGGGGTGAAGCGCACCGCGCGAGCGGCGACCTCGCGTACCACGTGCTGGAAGTCATGCACCGCGTGCTGGAGTCCGCCGACGCCGGACAGCCGCTCGACGTGCACAGCCGCCCCGAACGTCCCGCCGCCCTTCCCGAACAGCCCGAGTGGCTGCAGGCGGTGACGCGGTGA